The Erythrobacter sp. JK5 genome includes a region encoding these proteins:
- a CDS encoding superoxide dismutase, with the protein MSNLTRREAIGTTAIGAAGLALSATASSAGAQEPQPIAAIAGKHIPKPLRFDPAKLSGLSERLITSHWENNYQGSVRGLNTIEKRLAAAMADPDYPTVAYAGMKREELHRTGSMVLHELYFDGLGGDGNPGGPIFEALDSWFGSYEDWEAEFRRTAMSLAGGSGWCILTWNAHTRSLHNYWAWDHMHGAAAGVPLIALDMYEHSYHMDYGTAAARYVDAFMANLDWEVIDARYQAATT; encoded by the coding sequence ATGAGCAATCTAACCAGACGCGAGGCGATAGGAACGACAGCGATCGGAGCGGCGGGGCTTGCGCTATCGGCAACCGCTTCAAGCGCCGGCGCGCAGGAACCGCAGCCCATCGCTGCCATTGCCGGAAAGCACATCCCCAAGCCCTTGCGGTTCGATCCGGCGAAGCTATCCGGCCTTTCCGAGCGCCTGATAACCTCACATTGGGAGAACAACTACCAAGGTTCGGTCCGAGGTCTAAACACCATCGAAAAGCGCCTCGCCGCCGCGATGGCGGACCCGGACTATCCAACCGTCGCCTATGCCGGAATGAAGCGCGAGGAGCTACACCGTACGGGATCTATGGTGCTTCATGAACTCTACTTCGACGGGCTTGGCGGGGACGGAAATCCGGGCGGCCCGATCTTCGAGGCGCTGGACAGCTGGTTTGGCAGCTATGAAGACTGGGAGGCCGAATTCCGCCGCACCGCCATGTCGCTGGCGGGCGGATCGGGCTGGTGCATCCTCACGTGGAACGCACACACGCGCTCATTGCACAACTACTGGGCGTGGGATCACATGCACGGCGCGGCAGCGGGCGTACCGTTGATTGCGCTCGATATGTATGAACATTCCTATCACATGGACTACGGCACCGCTGCCGCGCGCTATGTCGACGCCTTCATGGCCAATCTCGACTGGGAAGTGATAGACGCGCGGTACCAGGCGGCCACGACCTGA
- a CDS encoding acyl-CoA dehydrogenase family protein: MTNQPPPLVGFNRFRSDRALQEAVIRSGAGSHVDRLDGFGEKTGSNEVIGWGEDANQNCPRLETHDRFGHRIDEVRFHPSYHQLMSLGLDEGVAAVAWDGTEAGQTLHAALSFLVGQAEAGTGCPMTMTYAAVAALGLDRDIGSFWIPRITASRYDPAVRPAPEKAGVTIGMAMTEKQGGSDVRANTTRAQAGDGAYRLTGHKWFCSAPMCDAFLTLAYTEAGLTCFLVPKWTPVGERNAGFRIMRLKNKLGDLSNASSEIEYHDAYAERVGEEGRGVATIIQMVQHTRLDCIVGSAATMRAALAEAIWHTSHRTAFQRNLADQPAMAAVLADLAVESEAATSLAFRVAAAFDRKEPLARLLTPIAKYWVCKRAPGMVYEAMECLGGGGYVEDGPMPRLFRQSPLNAIWEGSGNVIALDVLRAITREPDSLESLREFLAEARGKHPLYDNWIESLDFSDSGEHRARNMVERLALAAQAAALICAESPIAEAFCRLRLVSPSLAYGGSDAVIDSRDIIERAKPAIG; encoded by the coding sequence GTGACCAATCAGCCTCCACCTCTCGTAGGCTTCAATCGGTTCCGCTCGGATCGGGCGCTGCAAGAGGCTGTGATCCGGTCCGGAGCGGGCAGCCACGTCGATCGGCTCGATGGTTTTGGCGAGAAGACAGGCTCGAACGAGGTCATCGGCTGGGGCGAGGATGCGAATCAGAATTGCCCTAGGCTCGAGACTCATGACCGCTTCGGTCACCGGATCGACGAAGTCCGGTTCCATCCTTCCTATCATCAATTGATGTCGTTGGGACTCGACGAGGGAGTGGCGGCGGTCGCCTGGGATGGAACAGAGGCAGGGCAGACGCTTCACGCCGCGTTGAGCTTTCTGGTCGGCCAGGCCGAGGCTGGCACCGGTTGCCCGATGACGATGACCTATGCCGCTGTCGCGGCGCTCGGCCTCGATCGTGACATTGGCAGTTTCTGGATACCCCGGATCACGGCATCGCGCTACGATCCGGCGGTCAGGCCTGCACCGGAGAAGGCGGGCGTCACGATCGGCATGGCCATGACCGAAAAGCAAGGCGGCTCGGACGTCCGTGCGAACACCACCAGAGCTCAGGCGGGAGACGGAGCATACCGGCTCACCGGGCACAAGTGGTTCTGTTCAGCACCGATGTGCGACGCCTTTCTGACATTGGCCTACACCGAAGCGGGATTAACCTGTTTCCTGGTTCCCAAGTGGACACCGGTTGGCGAACGCAATGCCGGTTTTCGCATCATGCGCCTTAAGAACAAGCTGGGTGATCTCTCGAATGCCTCCTCGGAGATCGAATATCACGATGCTTATGCGGAGCGGGTTGGAGAGGAGGGGCGCGGGGTGGCAACGATCATCCAGATGGTTCAGCATACCCGTCTGGACTGCATTGTCGGCTCTGCTGCTACTATGCGCGCCGCGCTGGCCGAGGCCATATGGCACACCAGCCATCGCACGGCGTTCCAGCGCAATCTGGCGGACCAGCCCGCGATGGCCGCTGTCCTTGCAGACCTTGCCGTGGAGAGCGAAGCGGCCACATCGCTTGCGTTCCGTGTCGCAGCCGCATTCGACCGTAAGGAACCGCTGGCCCGTCTGCTGACACCGATCGCCAAATACTGGGTCTGCAAACGCGCGCCGGGCATGGTGTACGAAGCGATGGAATGCCTTGGTGGTGGCGGCTATGTCGAGGACGGACCGATGCCGCGCCTTTTCCGGCAATCACCCCTAAACGCAATCTGGGAAGGCTCGGGCAACGTCATCGCGCTTGATGTCTTGCGAGCGATAACGCGCGAACCCGACTCGCTCGAATCTTTGCGGGAGTTTCTCGCAGAGGCACGCGGCAAACACCCCTTATACGACAACTGGATCGAGTCGCTCGATTTCAGCGATAGCGGTGAGCACCGCGCACGCAATATGGTCGAAAGGTTGGCGCTAGCAGCGCAGGCTGCGGCGCTGATTTGCGCTGAAAGCCCGATTGCCGAGGCATTTTGCCGGTTACGCCTTGTGAGCCCATCGCTGGCCTATGGCGGCTCGGACGCGGTTATCGACTCACGTGACATTATCGAGCGGGCAAAGCCAGCAATCGGCTGA